The following proteins are co-located in the Acidobacteriota bacterium genome:
- a CDS encoding DNA alkylation repair protein gives MHAYVKAMKTLFEQNADPAQAPAMKQYMRGQFEYLGIKTPQRGALLKEFHAGRPLPEIGELDAVLRELWGLPEREFQYAGIALLGRFDRRLPSGF, from the coding sequence ATGCACGCATACGTCAAGGCAATGAAGACCCTTTTCGAGCAGAACGCCGATCCGGCACAGGCTCCTGCCATGAAGCAGTATATGCGGGGCCAATTCGAATACCTGGGGATCAAGACGCCGCAGAGGGGGGCGCTGCTGAAGGAATTTCACGCCGGGCGTCCGCTCCCCGAAATCGGGGAACTGGACGCGGTCCTGCGGGAGCTGTGGGGGCTGCCCGAGCGCGAGTTCCAGTATGCCGGGATCGCTCTGCTGGGGCGGTTCGACCGGAGGCTCCCGTCCGGGTTC